The DNA window CGCGGATTCATGCTGTAACCCAGCCAGGCCGGCTGCGGCTGGCCCGTCGCCGGGTCTGTTGATGGCGCATTGTATGGAATGGTCCCCGTCGGCGTGGCATAGGGGACGGCCGCGGCATACGGCGGCGGTTGTCCGTAGGGCTGGGTCGGGTAGGGCGGGGGTTGGACCGGCCCGCCGGGCATCGGCGGATATCCCGCCATCGACGGCACCGTACCGACAATCGTCGCCGGGCTGGCCGAAGGATCCGGGTATCGCATCGCCTGCGGAACCGAGCCCACAAGGGTTGCCGGACTCGACATCGGAGCGATCGGCCGGGCCGGCGGCGCAGTCTCGCCCACCACCGTTGAAGGCGGCAAAGCGGCGCCTTCTGGCGACGGTTTGCCCTGGTCCGCAAGTTCGCTCTTCCCGTCCGACATGGCCCAACTCCTTCCAAACCCGCAGCTCGCGAGATTCCCGTCGCGGTATCTTGATCCGAATCCGCACGCCGTACAATCGCCGTCATGGCACTGCCGGTGATTCCCCAGCACGCCCTGACGTCGGATCAGGATCTGCTGCGCCTTTACCAGCGCACCGAACGACTTTGGGCCGAACACCTGGGGGAGATTGAGCAGCTCGATGTTGGTGTCGCGGTCAGCAATCCGCAGCTTCCCAACGTCCATGACGCCAACCGATTGCTGGAGGCCACGCTGCAGCCGGGGCAATCACCCCAGGAGGCGTTCGACGAAGTCCGCCGACACTTCGATCGGTGCGGGACAAGGTGCTGGTACTGGCAGATGGGCGTCGCAGCTGGTGTACAGGCTCGTATACCCGCGACGGCGTTGGAGTCGCCCGGCCCGCATGATGAAGCTGCAGGGGCGTTACCGGCCTATCTCGCGAAACGGGGTTACCACCGGACAACAGAAGACGTGATGGCACTGACCGGCCGATCGGGTCGAGCAGACCAGGACGCCCGCGATGACGCCCGCGACCATGGCGGGATCAGCATCCTTCCCGCGCGCGCTGCCTTCCGACAGGCCCGGGAGCTTGCCGAAGAACCCGACTCGTGGAACCCCGAGCCCACGCTCGCCGACGCCGGAATGCTGCACCTGGACGACCCGCGATGCGACGCTCTGCTGGCGATGCGAAACGGCAGGGCGGTCGGCAGGGTTACGGTCTTCGCCGTCGGCGAGGTCGGGCGGATCGATCAGGTCTACGTGTCGGCGTCGGCCCGTCGGCAGGGAATCGGACGATTGCTCATCACTCGGGCGTTGGAGATCTGCGCCCGTTCGCTCTTTAAGCACGTCATGTTGAGCGTCGACCCATCGAACGCCGCGGCGATCTCGCTCTACAACAGCTTCGGATTCCGCCGCATCGGCGAGCAAGTGAATTGGCGGGCGTCCGTGACACGGGTTTCCAACCCTTGCTAGCGATGTGCGGATATCGGATGACGCAAATCCTCAGGCACTTTTCTTGCCTTTTTCTTTCCCATTCTTTGAAGAGATGGTCTGAGGATTTGCGTCGTCCCGTCTCCGTACATCGCTAGCACGGGTTGGAAACCCGTGTCACGGACGCTCGCTCAGGCGCGCGTCGGCCGAGACCGCACCGGCGGTGATCTTCCCATACACCTCGCGCCACCCTTCGCGGAACTTTGACAGCGACAGCAGTTCGTACGCCTCGGCGGCGGCAGTGTCGGCGATTCTCTTTGCCAGGTCAGCGTCCTCGCGCATCGCCAACACCTTGGCCGCCAGCAACCTCGCCTTGGGCTGACCGACCATCAGCGCCGTATGGCGGTCTTCGAGAATCTCTGCCAGGGTCGGCGTAACGACCGAGACGATCGGCAGCGCCGCCGCCATCGCGGCGATCACCGGCAGCGTGCTCGCCGCCGGGTTTCCCGGGGCGCAAGGCGTCCGCCTTCCGCCGGTTGCCGTCACCAGCACGGCGTCGGCGGCAGACGCCAGTGACTCGAACTCCGCCCGGCGGCCCAGTGTCGCGTCGGCGTTGCAGACCATTCGAGGCTGTCCGAGCTTCGCACCCAGCGCCATCGCGGCAGCCGCCCGCGGCCCGCGGCCTAGCATCAGAATGCGATACCGCGCATCAAGACACGCCAGGATCGAACCCGTCCAGACGGCCAGGTAGTGGTCGGCGGCATCGGTCGATTCGCCGGGGACGAGCAGCACGTAGTCATCGGGCCGGATACCCAGCGCGGCCCGCAACGCCGGGTCGCGTTGCCGCCGCACGCGGGAGAAATCCACCCCCGGCCGGACCAGGTGCAGCCGATCGATTGGCACCCCTCGTTCGGCGTAGTACCGCCGTGCGGTGGCCGCCGGGCAGACGATGTGAATCTCCCGATAGCTCATCGCCGCCCGAAGCCAGCGGGCGGACCGGGGCGTCGGCGATGACTGCGGGCTGAAGACAATCTTCGCCGCGCCACCCGCGACGGCGGCCGTCAGGGCCAGGTCATCCCAGCATTGAACGAGGTCGGCCTGCTGCGCGAGCCGTCGAAGCCCCCAAACTGCCGCCGGCAGATGCAGCCAGGTACCGCCGGGACCAATCCTGGCAACGGACGCCGCCGTCCCGACCGATCCGCCACCAGACAAGGCTTCGATTGCGCGCTCCGTCTGAACATCCGGCGGACGGCCGACGAGGTGGAGGACTCGGATAGGGCGGGAACGATCGCTCATGGTCGGGAAGGAAGGAGCTTAGGGATCGGAGGTCTTTTTGCCAGATGGCGAGGGATCACCAAGACGCGAACGCCCGGAGGACAGCCCGTGGTCTGAAATTCTCCTTTCGGGGGAAGGACATCCATGATTAGCGGTCGCACCGCAGGTGCCTTGTGGTGATACCGCATTTTCGCCCGGCATTGAGCGGCTTCCTCTTCCCTTCCGCCGCCACGTTCGTACCATTCCCGCCTCGCACTGGTTTCGCGCCTCTGACGGAGAAAAAGTCATGTTCATTCACATTGTCTACTTCTGGATGAAGCCCGGTTCGTCCGACGCCTCCCGGGCTCAGTTGATCCAAGACGCCAAGGACTACCTCGGCAAGATCCCCACGGTCCGCCATCTCTGGACCGGACGCCCGGCGATGACGCCCCGGGAAGTGGTGGACAACTCGTACGACGTCGGCCTGTGCGTGGTGTTGGACGACTCGGCGGGTCACGACGTGTACCAGATCCACGAACTGCACAAGGACTTCATCGCCCGCAACAAGGAACACTGGGATCGCGTGCAGATCTACGATTTCCTGCATTGACCGATTGACGGCCTGCCGCTGAACCTCTGGGGAATCCCGAATCGTCTTGCCGGAATGGCGACCACCCTGTGTGGGTCGTTGACGACTGCAAATCGGTTCTGGTTCCCCTTACGCGGAGGCTCCCATGCGGCTTCACTATTCAACGACGTTCGGCGTTGCGCTGGCAATCGTCGGCTTGTGGTCCGCCTCCTGCACATCGACCCCGGAAGCCCCCAAGCCGACGCCTGCGTCGAGCATGAAGACGGCAGGCAAGCACTCGGTACAGACGCCGCAGCTCCAGGCGCTGATGAAGGTCATTTCAATGACCGCCGCCGACTACACGCCGAAGACCCTGCCGGCGGATGTAGAGACGCCCAAGCCCGCTGCCGACCTCGAGAAGGCCTATGCCCAGGCAAGCGTGCTCGCCGACGCGCTGGTGACGGCGGCCGATCGAATCCCGTTCGCGATCGAGGATAAACCACTCTCGAAGGAGACCCGGGAAGGGTTCCTCTCTGAGGCAAAACGCCTGAAGCAATCCGCCGTCGAGCTAAAGGACCACGCCAGCCATAAACAGGGCGAGGCGATGACGCGCGCGCTCGACCGTATCAATGCCACATGCATCACTTGTCACAGCAGGTACCGCGACCTGACGGGAACTCTGGATGCACCGCGGGCGGCATTGGGACTGCTTGACTGACCGACGATTGCCGATCGGAACAGCGCCGGAGCCTTGCCATAGGGATTCCCCTCGGCGCCTTCTGGGGCAACTTCTCACTTTAGAATAACGGACAATTGGACTCGGTTGAACTTTTTCACCGCGAGAGCCGTCTTTTGCCCATCGAAGACCGTTTACTGACCGCTAGATTTTCATAGCGCGCAACCCCTTGCGCCCTCTGCGGATCGATGGTAAATCCGCGCCATGCGAAAGAAAGGAACACGCCAGGAGTGGGATCGGGTCCGGAGCATCGCGGCCAACATGTTCGAGCAGGATCGCGAGCCGGCCGAAATCGCCAAAGACCTTGGGGTCGACGACCAGACCGTCCGAGCCTGGCGGCGGGCATACCGCAAGGGCGGCCGTGACGCACTGGTGTCGCGCAAACCACCCGGACGCCCGTCGCGGCTGAATGAGGCCCAGCGTAAGACTCTTGCCGGGTTGCTGCTCAAGACGCCCAGGGAGTGCGGATTCGACAAGTATCTCTGGACCCAACAGCTGATCGCCGACCTGATCGAGCGTGAGTTCCAGGTGAAGTACCACCACGACCACATCGGCGTCATGCTGAAAGACATGGGCTTTTCCCATCAGAAGCCCCAACGTCGGGCACGCGAGCACGACCCGGTGAAGGTGGCCGCCTGGCGGGCGGAGTTCTGGCCGGAACTTCTAAAAAAAGTATCGAGTCCGGCGGAGTGATTCTGATGGCCGACGAGGTCGGCTTCATGATGACGCCGAACGTCAAGAAGACTTGGGCCCCGATCGCTCAGACGCCGGTCGTCGCCTACCGCAATCGGCGGCAGCAGAAAGTCAGCGTGCTGGGGGCCGTGGTCTTGCACGCCGCCACGGCGAAGATCGATCTCGTGTGCGACTTCCATCCCGACAGCTACGTCCGCGGCGAGCAGGCGGCGGCGTTCCTGCACCGCGTGCTTGTCGAGTATCCTGACAAAACGATCGATGTGGTCTGGGACAACCTCTCGGCACACAAGTCGCCAATCGTGAAGGAACTGGCGGCGGAGTACCCGCGTTTAAGATTGCACTATCTGCCGACCTACGCGCCGCAGCTCAATGCGGTGGAAGGCGTATGGAGCCTGACGAAGTACCACCGGATGGCGAACCACACGATTGGGGAGTTGGAGAAACTTCACGCCGAGGCCAAGCGACACTTGGACGACGTAGGCGGCAATCAGGCGTTGCTCCGCTCGTGCTTCGAAGGCGCGGAACTCGCGCTAAACTTATCCAGCGCTCAGTAGCCGAAGGAATTTTGCTATGCCGTTCTCTGCGCGCACAGTTTTGGGAGTATTCTGGATCAGCAAGGGGGTTTGTCGCGTATCCGACTGTGCGGGGGAAGAGCTCATAAGCTTTACAGCCGATCGGCTGTTGGAACTGAGCGTGGAACCTGATCGATGTCGCCCGGAAGACATAAAATCCGGTGCCGCCGTCTGCCGCGTACGTTTTAAGATCGACGAGTTACCCTACCAGTAACTTCCTACGACCCACGTTTACATCCCCGCCGGCAGACGCCGTTCGATTTATCAATACAATCCGCTCTATAAAGAAACCATTTCTCAGGCTCGGCCCGTCACATAGATGGAAGTGATCTCTCCTTGGAGGTCCGCATGTGTGACATGACACTCAATCACATTGTCGGGGTTGTCACCATCGAGAAGCGGGTTTGCCGAGTGTGCGACTGCAGTGGCTTGGAACTGGTCCGTTTCCCCGCCGACCGCATCGTCGAACTCAAGGTGACGCCCGACGGTTGTGGCCACGGCAGGGCATACTGCGAAGTCGCCTTCATCGTCGAGGCACCGCGAGCACTGAGCGCCTGAAAGTCAGTTCGCGGCCCATGTCCCTTCGCGTCATTCACCGGCACCCGGGCGACGCCTCTGCCGCGCGAAAGAAGTGAAAGCAAGACAACCGGGCCGGCCCGCTGCGGCTGCTTTCGATCGACGGCTTTCCATCCCGGTGCCCACGCCCTAAAGTCTGCCCGCCATGATTCCGACCCTGCAACTGTCCGTGCCGGCCGATCGGGCTCGCGCCGCCGCGCTGCTCGACCGCCTGCGACTGAAGCCAGCCGATGTCGTCCTGCAACAGCAGCAGGACGTCGCCGCGGTGATGGCGATCCTTGCCGATGTCGCCAAGCGCGGCGACGACGCAATCGTTGACTCGGCCCGCAAGTTCGACGACCCGGCGTTCACCGCCGAGCAGATCCGCGTCGCGCCGGAAGAAATGAAAGCCGCGCACGGCCGCATCCCGGCCGAGCAGATGTCGGCGCTCAAACGATCCATCGCGCAGGTGCGGGAGTACCAGCAGCACATCCTGCCGCAGGATCCCGAACCGCTGAAACGACCAGGCGTGGAGCTGGGCCTCCGGTATACGCCGCTCGATTCGGCCGGCTGTTACTTCCCCGGCGGCAAGGCGGCGTATCCGTCGTCGCTCATCATGCTGTCGGTCCCGGCGCAGGTGGCGGGGGTGAAGCGCGTCGTCGTCTGCACGCCGCCGAGCAAGTACGGCAAGAGCGACCTGGTGCTGGCTGCGTGCCACGAGCTGAAGCTGACCGACGTCTATCGCGCCGGCGGGGCGGCCGCGATCGCCGCGATGGCTTTTGGCACCAAGACGATTCCTGCCGTCGATAAGATCGTCGGCCCCGGCAACCGCTACGTACAGCTCGCCAAGCGCGCTCTCGCCGGCGTGGTGGGGATCGACGGCTTCCTCGGACCCTCCGAAATCCTCGTCCTCGCCGACGACACCGCCAACCCCGCGTTCATCGCCGCCGACCTCATCGCCCAGGCCGAGCACGACCCAGGTAGCTGCTTCCTGCTGACCGACAGCGAGAAGCTCGCGGCGGCGGTGACGGCGGAGATCGAGAAACAGGTTGCCGCACTCAGCCGCATTCCCGCCCTCAAGAAATCGCTGGTCAACGACAGCGCGATTCTCATCAGCGAGAGCTGGGACGAACTGCTCGATTGGGGCAACGCATTCGCCGCCGAGCACGTGAACATTCAGACGAAGGACGACGACGCGATCCTGGCGAAGCTGCGGCACGGCGGGGCGATCTTTGTCGGCCCGTACAGCCCCGTTGCCGCGGGAGATTACATCGCCGGCCCCAGCCACTGCCTGCCGACGAACACGACCGCGCGCTTCAGCAGCGGCATCAGCGCGATCGAGTTCATGAAGCGCGGCAGCGTCGAACGCTACGACCGCGAAGGACTTGCCGCTGATGCCCAGGCGATCATCACGCTCGCCCACGCCGAGGGTTTGGACGGCCACGCGGCGAGCGTTGCCGTGCGGCTGTAAAGAGGTGTCGGGGTGGCGGAGTGGATGGGTGGCGCGGTCGCGTTCCAGTCATCGATACTGATTCGCGCACCCGCGTGTGAGAAGAGTTGCAACCGCGCCACCCATCCACTTCGCCACCCCGACACCTCTTCTCCGCGGATATCTTTCGTCGCCGCGCTCGCCGTTTGCTATAGTGTGTTCCATGGCTCCCCAATTCGTCCGCGCCAATGTGCGCGACATGGCCGGGTACACACCCGGCGAGCAGCCCGGCCCCGGTGAACGGGTCGTGAAGCTGAACACCAACGAGAACCCTTTCCCGCCCAGCCCGAAGGTGATGCGGGCGATCCGCGAGATCGACGAGGAGTCTCTCCGCAGATACCCCAGCCCCGACGCCGCCGACTTCCGTCACGCGGCGGCGAAACTGCTCGGCCTGTCGCCCGACATGATCCTCGCCGGCAACGGCTCCGACGACCTGCTCACCATCGCGACGCGAACCTTCATTCCGCCCGGCGGAACGCTCGCTTACCCCGACCCGACATATTCGCTCTATTCGGTCCTGGCCAATCTCGAAGAAGCCAAGGTCGCGACGGTGCCGTGGGGCCCCGACTACGCGCTGCCGATCGAGGCGCTGCTGGCGACCAAGGCCAATGCGATCTACCTGGCCAACCCCAACGCGCCGACGGGCACCTTCGTCTCGCCGATGAAGGTATCGGAACTGGCGACCGTCTTCCCCGGCCTGGTGCTGGTGGACGAGGCCTACGCCGACTTCGCCGATGACAACTGCATCGGCCTGGTGAAGAAGCACCGCAACGTGATCGTCACCCGGACGATGAGCAAGGGCTACAGCCTGGCCGGCATGCGGTTCGGCTACGCCATCGCGCAGCCGGACGTCATCGCCGAGATGATGAAGGTCAAGGACAGCTACAACTGCGACGCGATCAGCATCGTCGCGGCGACGGCGGCGATCGAGGATCAGGAGTATTACCGCCAGAAGTGGGAGTACGTCCGCCGGGAACGGCAAAAGATGAGTAGCGAGCTGACACAACTCGGCTGGGACGTGCTCGACAGCCATGGCAACTTCATCCTGGCGCGCGTGCCCAGTGGCAAAGGGAAGGAGACGTACCTGGGGCTGAAGAAGGCGGGCATCCTCGTGCGTTTCTTTGACAAGCC is part of the Humisphaera borealis genome and encodes:
- a CDS encoding GNAT family N-acetyltransferase — translated: MALPVIPQHALTSDQDLLRLYQRTERLWAEHLGEIEQLDVGVAVSNPQLPNVHDANRLLEATLQPGQSPQEAFDEVRRHFDRCGTRCWYWQMGVAAGVQARIPATALESPGPHDEAAGALPAYLAKRGYHRTTEDVMALTGRSGRADQDARDDARDHGGISILPARAAFRQARELAEEPDSWNPEPTLADAGMLHLDDPRCDALLAMRNGRAVGRVTVFAVGEVGRIDQVYVSASARRQGIGRLLITRALEICARSLFKHVMLSVDPSNAAAISLYNSFGFRRIGEQVNWRASVTRVSNPC
- a CDS encoding glycosyltransferase — its product is MSDRSRPIRVLHLVGRPPDVQTERAIEALSGGGSVGTAASVARIGPGGTWLHLPAAVWGLRRLAQQADLVQCWDDLALTAAVAGGAAKIVFSPQSSPTPRSARWLRAAMSYREIHIVCPAATARRYYAERGVPIDRLHLVRPGVDFSRVRRQRDPALRAALGIRPDDYVLLVPGESTDAADHYLAVWTGSILACLDARYRILMLGRGPRAAAAMALGAKLGQPRMVCNADATLGRRAEFESLASAADAVLVTATGGRRTPCAPGNPAASTLPVIAAMAAALPIVSVVTPTLAEILEDRHTALMVGQPKARLLAAKVLAMREDADLAKRIADTAAAEAYELLSLSKFREGWREVYGKITAGAVSADARLSERP
- a CDS encoding Dabb family protein; protein product: MFIHIVYFWMKPGSSDASRAQLIQDAKDYLGKIPTVRHLWTGRPAMTPREVVDNSYDVGLCVVLDDSAGHDVYQIHELHKDFIARNKEHWDRVQIYDFLH
- a CDS encoding cytochrome c, with translation MRLHYSTTFGVALAIVGLWSASCTSTPEAPKPTPASSMKTAGKHSVQTPQLQALMKVISMTAADYTPKTLPADVETPKPAADLEKAYAQASVLADALVTAADRIPFAIEDKPLSKETREGFLSEAKRLKQSAVELKDHASHKQGEAMTRALDRINATCITCHSRYRDLTGTLDAPRAALGLLD
- a CDS encoding winged helix-turn-helix domain-containing protein codes for the protein MRKKGTRQEWDRVRSIAANMFEQDREPAEIAKDLGVDDQTVRAWRRAYRKGGRDALVSRKPPGRPSRLNEAQRKTLAGLLLKTPRECGFDKYLWTQQLIADLIEREFQVKYHHDHIGVMLKDMGFSHQKPQRRAREHDPVKVAAWRAEFWPELLKKVSSPAE
- a CDS encoding IS630 family transposase, translated to MADEVGFMMTPNVKKTWAPIAQTPVVAYRNRRQQKVSVLGAVVLHAATAKIDLVCDFHPDSYVRGEQAAAFLHRVLVEYPDKTIDVVWDNLSAHKSPIVKELAAEYPRLRLHYLPTYAPQLNAVEGVWSLTKYHRMANHTIGELEKLHAEAKRHLDDVGGNQALLRSCFEGAELALNLSSAQ
- the hisD gene encoding histidinol dehydrogenase, translating into MIPTLQLSVPADRARAAALLDRLRLKPADVVLQQQQDVAAVMAILADVAKRGDDAIVDSARKFDDPAFTAEQIRVAPEEMKAAHGRIPAEQMSALKRSIAQVREYQQHILPQDPEPLKRPGVELGLRYTPLDSAGCYFPGGKAAYPSSLIMLSVPAQVAGVKRVVVCTPPSKYGKSDLVLAACHELKLTDVYRAGGAAAIAAMAFGTKTIPAVDKIVGPGNRYVQLAKRALAGVVGIDGFLGPSEILVLADDTANPAFIAADLIAQAEHDPGSCFLLTDSEKLAAAVTAEIEKQVAALSRIPALKKSLVNDSAILISESWDELLDWGNAFAAEHVNIQTKDDDAILAKLRHGGAIFVGPYSPVAAGDYIAGPSHCLPTNTTARFSSGISAIEFMKRGSVERYDREGLAADAQAIITLAHAEGLDGHAASVAVRL
- the hisC gene encoding histidinol-phosphate transaminase; translated protein: MAPQFVRANVRDMAGYTPGEQPGPGERVVKLNTNENPFPPSPKVMRAIREIDEESLRRYPSPDAADFRHAAAKLLGLSPDMILAGNGSDDLLTIATRTFIPPGGTLAYPDPTYSLYSVLANLEEAKVATVPWGPDYALPIEALLATKANAIYLANPNAPTGTFVSPMKVSELATVFPGLVLVDEAYADFADDNCIGLVKKHRNVIVTRTMSKGYSLAGMRFGYAIAQPDVIAEMMKVKDSYNCDAISIVAATAAIEDQEYYRQKWEYVRRERQKMSSELTQLGWDVLDSHGNFILARVPSGKGKETYLGLKKAGILVRFFDKPGLNDKIRITIGTAQQNNALIAGVKDLAADGEKPDKVEKAEKPEKPERAEKPEKPEPVVAK